A window of Aromatoleum bremense genomic DNA:
TCGCCGACCTCGAACGGCTGCCGGTCGCCGCGCACGACGGTCGCAGCATTCTGTTGAAGCAGGTCGCGGCGGTGAGCTTCGCGCCGGCGATCAAGCGCGGCGACGCCGGCTTCAACGGCCAGCCGGCGGTAATCCTGTCGGTGCAGAAGCAGCCCGACGCGGACACCGTGAAGCTCACGCGCGAGGTCGAAGCGGCGCTCGGCGAGCTGAAGAAGTCGCTGCCCGCCGGCATGGACGCGCCGCGCGTGACTTTCCGCCAGGCGAACTTCATCGAGTCGTCGATCGGCAACCTGCAGGGCAAGCTCGTCGCCGCTTCGGCGATCGTCGCGGTCGTGCTGTATCTGTTCCTCGCGAACCTGCGCACGACGCTGATCTCGCTCGTCGCGATTCCGGCCTCGATCCTGACGACGGTGCTGGTGTTCCGCTACTTCGGCATGTCGATCAACACAATGACGCTCGGGGGCCTCGCGATCGCGATTGGCGAACTCGTCGATGACGCGGTCGTCGGCGTCGAGAACGTGCTGCGGCGCCTGAAGCAGGACCGCCAGCGCGGCGCCGAAGGGCACGCGCGGCTCAACCCGCTGGAAGTCATCGGCAAGGCGACGCTGGAAGTGCGCTCGGCGATCGTCTATGCGACCTTCATCATCGTGCTGGTGTTCGTGCCGCTGTTCGCGCTGCCGGGTATCGAAGGGCGGCTGTTCATGCCGCTCGGGGTCGCGTACATCACGTCGATCCTCGCGTCGATGCTGGTGTCGGTGACGCTGACGCCGGTGATGGCGTTCTATCTGCTGCCGCGCATGACTAGCCTCGACCACGGCGAGCCGAAGCTCGTGCAGTGGCTGAAGGCGCGCTACGCGAAGGCGCTCCACTGGGGCTTCGAGCATGCGCGGCTGCTCGTCGCCGCCGCAGCCGTCGCGGTGCTCGCCGCGCTCGCGCTCGTGCCGTTCTTCCCGACGACCTTCCTGCCGCCGTTCAACGAAGGCACGGTGCTCGTCGGCCTGCGGCTGAACCCCGGCACGACGCTGACCGAGTCGGTGCGTATCGCGCAGCAGGCGGAGCTCTCGATCCGCGAGGTGCCCGAAGTCGTGCATGTCGGCCGCCGCTCGGGCCGCGCCGAGATGGACGAGCATGCCGAGGGCGTGCATTCGTCGGAGCTCGACATCGCCCTCGGGCCGAGCGAACGCCCGCTGGACGACATCTACGCCGACATCCGCGCGCGGCTCGCGAGCCTGCCGGCGAACATCGGCATCGGCCAGCCGATCAGCCACCGCATCGACCACCTGCTGTCGGGCGTGCGCGCGCAGATCGCGATCAAGATCTTCGGCGACGATCTCGACACGCTGCGCGCGCAGGCCGACGCGCTGCGCGGGCGGCTCGCCGGTATCGAGGGCCTGGCCGACCTCGAGATCGAAAAGCAGGTGCTAACGCCGCAGATCAAGGTGCGCGTCGACTTCGACGCCGCCGAAGCCTATGGCCTGCCGCCGTCGAAGCTGCTCGCCGAGCTGAAGATGCTCGTCGACGGCGAGCGCATCACGCAGGTCATCGAAGGCAACCGGCGGTTCAACCTGGTGCTGCGCCTGCCGGATGCCGCGCGCTCGGTCGGCGGCCTCGCCAACGTGCTGATCGACACGCCCGCCGGACGCGTGCCGCTCGCGAAACTTGCGCACATCGACGAATCGGACGGCCCGAACCAGATCAGCCGCGACGACGGCAAGCGCCGCATCGTGCTGTCGGCGAATGCGTCGCAGCGGCCGCTGTCCGACGTCATCGCCGACATCCGCGGCGTCATCGCCGACACGCCGCTGCCGGAAGGCTACTTCGTCGACCTCGGCGGGCAGTTCGAGGCGCAGGAGGAATCGAGCCGCCTGATCGGCTTGCTGTCGCTGGTGTCGGCGGCGATGGTGTTCCTCGTGCTCTACAGCCGCTACCGCAGCACCGCGCTCGCGCTGATGATCATGGCGAACATCCCGCTCGCGCTGGTCGGCTCGGTGATCGGCCTGTGGCTCTCCGGCCAGCCGCTGTCGGTCGCCGCGCTGATCGGTTTCATCACGCTCGCCGGCATCTCGACGCGCAACGGCATCCTGAAGGTCAGCCACTACATCAACCTGTGCGCCTTCGAGGACGAGAAGTTCGACCAGAAGATGCTCATCCGCGGCTCGCTCGAGCGCCTGACGCCGGTGCTGATGACCGCGCTCGTCGCCGCCTTCGCGCTCGCGCCGCTGCTGTTCGAGGCCGAGCAGCCCGGCACCGAGATCCTGCATCCGGTCGCGGTCGTGATCTTCTCGGGCCTGATCAGCTCGACCCTGCTCGACACCTTTCTGACGCCGGCGATGGTCTGGCTCTTCGGCCGCAAACCGATCGAACGCCTCGTCGATGATTCGGGCAAGGATGCCTACTGATGTTTGCTTCGATTTCCATCCCCCGACACTCAAGGAGAAAATCATGAAAGCCCTGCACGCCCCTCTCGCCACCCTTCTCGCCACCGTCGCGATCCTGTCCGCTCCCGCCACCTTCGCCGGCGCCGGCCACGACCTCACGCCGAAACATGGCGGCACCGTCGTCGAAGTGAAGGAAGTCGTATACGAACTGGTGGCGACACCGGAGGCGCTGAGCCTTTACCTCGACGACCACGGCCAGAAGATCGACACGACCGGCGCAACGGCAAAGGTCACGCTATTGAACG
This region includes:
- a CDS encoding efflux RND transporter permease subunit: MFDWLVHQSLRNRLMVLALSAVMMIYGGLTLVRTPVDVFPDLNRPQVTLQIEAGGMAPEEVEQLITIPLEVSMSGLPGVAAVRSVSSVGLAFVYVSFDWSVDIYRARQIVNERFTTVRDQLPAGIEHAAMGPISSIMGEILLIAMPIDPLRIDPMATREYADFVLRPRLLAVPGIAQVIPIGGEVRQYQVQPDTARMAALGVTVDDIAGALRGFSANTSGGFLELNAREYLIRHIGHTTQLADLERLPVAAHDGRSILLKQVAAVSFAPAIKRGDAGFNGQPAVILSVQKQPDADTVKLTREVEAALGELKKSLPAGMDAPRVTFRQANFIESSIGNLQGKLVAASAIVAVVLYLFLANLRTTLISLVAIPASILTTVLVFRYFGMSINTMTLGGLAIAIGELVDDAVVGVENVLRRLKQDRQRGAEGHARLNPLEVIGKATLEVRSAIVYATFIIVLVFVPLFALPGIEGRLFMPLGVAYITSILASMLVSVTLTPVMAFYLLPRMTSLDHGEPKLVQWLKARYAKALHWGFEHARLLVAAAAVAVLAALALVPFFPTTFLPPFNEGTVLVGLRLNPGTTLTESVRIAQQAELSIREVPEVVHVGRRSGRAEMDEHAEGVHSSELDIALGPSERPLDDIYADIRARLASLPANIGIGQPISHRIDHLLSGVRAQIAIKIFGDDLDTLRAQADALRGRLAGIEGLADLEIEKQVLTPQIKVRVDFDAAEAYGLPPSKLLAELKMLVDGERITQVIEGNRRFNLVLRLPDAARSVGGLANVLIDTPAGRVPLAKLAHIDESDGPNQISRDDGKRRIVLSANASQRPLSDVIADIRGVIADTPLPEGYFVDLGGQFEAQEESSRLIGLLSLVSAAMVFLVLYSRYRSTALALMIMANIPLALVGSVIGLWLSGQPLSVAALIGFITLAGISTRNGILKVSHYINLCAFEDEKFDQKMLIRGSLERLTPVLMTALVAAFALAPLLFEAEQPGTEILHPVAVVIFSGLISSTLLDTFLTPAMVWLFGRKPIERLVDDSGKDAY